From Chromohalobacter canadensis, one genomic window encodes:
- a CDS encoding ATP-binding cassette domain-containing protein codes for MTLLRLEQLQLAYGTQVLLDNAELTLEKGERLALVGRNGTGKSTLLKLISGETLPDGGHIWRAPGLKVGVLAQELPAASGNTIFDVVAQGLPEAGALLSAYHHLVMSDSPDMDELERLQTQLESVDGWSFHQRIDTILSRLGLPEDTEMVSLSGGWRRRVALARALVADPDVLLLDEPTNHLDLDTIGWLEEQLLAFNGSVLFITHDRAFLSRLATNILELDRGLLGRYPGNYAAYQEQKQHELEVEARERAEFDKKLAKEESWIRQGIKARRTRNEGRVRALEKMRGERAERRERVGRAQLSVDSGERTGKRVVELTNVSQRFGDDWVVRDLSLEIQRGDRIGFIGRNGAGKTTLLKMLLGELEPTEGKVRMGTNLSVAYFDQLRAGLELEKTVYDNVAQGSDRVEVGGKDRHVMSYLQDFLFSPDRVRQPVKALSGGESNRLLLAKLFTQPANVLVLDEPTNDLDVETLELLEELLLDFDGTLLLVSHDRAFMDNVVTSVLAFEGEGRVQEYVGGYSDWVRQGGKLPPAPGEFGNAANVLPAREAEPSTPAPASPDTGKSKDSTAPATSKRVKLSYKLQRELDQLPATIETLEAAIADFEAEVGAPEFYQQDAETVTQRLEALEAKQAELDEAMSRWMELEAMAEGE; via the coding sequence GTGACGCTGTTACGTCTGGAACAGTTGCAATTGGCTTACGGCACCCAGGTTCTGCTGGATAACGCCGAGCTGACGCTGGAAAAAGGGGAGCGCTTGGCGCTGGTGGGGCGCAACGGCACGGGCAAATCGACGCTGCTTAAGTTGATTTCCGGTGAGACGTTGCCCGATGGCGGGCATATCTGGCGCGCACCGGGGCTGAAGGTGGGCGTGCTGGCGCAGGAACTGCCGGCTGCCAGCGGTAACACCATTTTCGATGTGGTCGCCCAAGGCCTCCCCGAGGCGGGCGCCTTGCTGAGCGCATATCACCATCTAGTGATGAGCGATTCGCCCGACATGGACGAGCTCGAGCGGCTGCAAACCCAGCTCGAATCGGTGGATGGCTGGTCGTTTCATCAACGCATCGACACCATTCTCTCGCGTCTCGGGCTGCCGGAAGATACCGAAATGGTAAGCCTCTCCGGGGGCTGGCGACGGCGTGTGGCGCTAGCGCGTGCCCTGGTGGCCGATCCTGATGTACTTCTGCTCGACGAGCCCACCAACCATCTCGATCTGGATACCATTGGCTGGCTGGAAGAACAGTTGCTCGCCTTCAATGGCTCGGTGCTGTTCATCACCCACGACAGGGCCTTTCTGTCGCGGTTGGCGACCAATATCCTCGAGCTCGACCGGGGGTTGCTGGGGCGTTATCCCGGTAACTACGCGGCGTATCAGGAGCAAAAGCAGCATGAGCTCGAGGTCGAAGCGCGAGAGCGCGCCGAATTCGACAAGAAGCTCGCCAAGGAAGAAAGCTGGATTCGTCAGGGCATCAAGGCACGCCGCACGCGCAACGAGGGCCGAGTGAGAGCGCTCGAGAAGATGCGTGGTGAGCGCGCCGAGCGCCGTGAGCGCGTGGGCCGTGCGCAGCTCAGCGTCGACAGCGGTGAGCGTACCGGCAAACGCGTCGTCGAACTCACTAATGTCAGCCAGCGTTTCGGCGACGACTGGGTGGTTCGCGATCTGTCGCTGGAAATTCAGCGTGGCGATCGTATCGGCTTCATTGGCCGTAACGGCGCCGGCAAGACCACGTTGCTGAAGATGCTGCTGGGTGAGCTCGAACCCACCGAAGGGAAAGTTCGGATGGGCACCAACCTCAGCGTGGCCTATTTTGATCAGCTGCGTGCCGGGCTCGAGCTCGAGAAGACGGTCTACGACAACGTGGCTCAGGGCAGTGACCGCGTGGAAGTGGGAGGCAAAGACAGGCATGTCATGAGCTACCTGCAAGACTTCCTGTTCTCGCCAGACCGCGTGCGTCAGCCGGTCAAGGCACTCTCGGGCGGGGAATCCAACCGCTTATTGCTGGCCAAGCTGTTCACCCAGCCGGCCAACGTCCTGGTGCTCGACGAACCGACCAACGACCTGGACGTCGAGACACTCGAGCTGCTCGAAGAGTTGCTGCTTGATTTCGACGGTACCCTGCTGCTGGTTTCGCACGACCGTGCCTTCATGGACAACGTGGTGACCAGCGTGCTGGCCTTCGAGGGTGAGGGTCGCGTTCAGGAGTATGTCGGCGGATATAGTGACTGGGTGCGTCAGGGCGGCAAGTTGCCCCCGGCGCCTGGCGAGTTCGGCAATGCGGCGAACGTACTGCCGGCCCGCGAGGCCGAGCCCTCGACGCCCGCGCCCGCTAGCCCTGATACCGGCAAGAGCAAGGACTCAACGGCGCCGGCCACGTCCAAGCGGGTCAAGCTTTCCTACAAGTTGCAGCGCGAACTGGATCAGCTGCCGGCCACCATCGAGACACTGGAAGCCGCCATCGCGGACTTCGAAGCGGAAGTGGGCGCTCCTGAGTTCTACCAGCAAGACGCCGAGACAGTTACTCAGCGCCTGGAGGCGCTGGAGGCGAAGCAAGCCGAACTGGATGAGGCGATGTCGCGCTGGATGGAACTGGAAGCCATGGCCGAGGGCGAGTAA
- a CDS encoding TatD family hydrolase, whose amino-acid sequence MTSPAPLVDIGANLTHESFAKDLDAVLGRAHAARVATLILTGTDMAHSEQAAALAHRHDGLYATAGLHPHMASHWDATLESAMRALHTDAKVVAVGECGLDFNRNFSTPAEQERALEAQLGLAAESGLPLFLHERDAGPRMREILRHWRDDIGSAVIHCFTADRETLHGYMDLDVHIGLTGWLCDERRGHHLREIVGDIPVERLMVETDCPYLLPRNLPAKLKGRRHEPALLPWIVREIAHWRGESETTLATATTATARRFFQLDEEQ is encoded by the coding sequence ATGACGTCGCCCGCGCCCCTGGTCGACATCGGCGCGAACCTGACGCACGAAAGCTTCGCCAAGGATCTCGACGCCGTACTCGGGCGTGCCCATGCGGCGCGGGTAGCGACACTGATCCTCACCGGCACCGACATGGCGCACAGTGAACAAGCCGCCGCTCTGGCGCATCGCCACGACGGCCTCTACGCCACGGCGGGACTGCACCCGCATATGGCGAGCCACTGGGATGCCACGCTGGAGAGCGCCATGCGGGCGTTGCATACCGATGCCAAGGTCGTCGCCGTGGGCGAATGCGGGCTGGATTTCAACCGCAACTTTTCCACCCCTGCCGAGCAGGAACGCGCCCTCGAAGCCCAGCTCGGCCTGGCTGCCGAAAGCGGCCTGCCGCTGTTTCTGCATGAGCGCGACGCCGGCCCGCGGATGCGAGAAATCCTGCGTCACTGGCGCGACGATATCGGCAGCGCCGTCATCCATTGTTTCACCGCCGATCGCGAGACCCTGCATGGCTATATGGATCTCGATGTGCATATCGGGCTGACCGGCTGGCTGTGCGATGAGCGCCGCGGCCATCACTTGCGCGAGATCGTCGGCGACATTCCCGTCGAACGTTTGATGGTCGAAACCGACTGCCCGTACTTGTTGCCGCGCAACCTGCCGGCCAAGCTCAAGGGACGCCGCCACGAACCGGCGCTGCTGCCCTGGATCGTCCGCGAGATCGCCCATTGGCGCGGTGAAAGCGAGACGACGCTGGCCACCGCGACGACGGCCACAGCACGCCGATTCTTCCAACTCGACGAGGAGCAATAA
- a CDS encoding elongation factor P hydroxylase, translated as MKHRIDDVIAVFDGIFAVPYRTCLVSGDDEPLYCPADSEHDMHRIIFAHGFFASALHEVSHWCIAGERRRQLEDYGYWYAPDGRDEARQREFESVEVAPQALESLFSEACDLRFSVSVDNLDGIEVDRHAFAADVEARAARYRETGLPLRAAAFRDALHAFYRRGLSREAAIDIGRERLAQA; from the coding sequence GTGAAGCACCGTATCGACGATGTCATCGCCGTATTCGACGGCATCTTTGCCGTGCCGTATCGAACGTGTCTGGTCAGCGGTGACGACGAGCCCCTGTACTGTCCCGCCGACAGCGAACATGACATGCACCGGATCATCTTCGCGCATGGTTTCTTCGCCAGTGCTCTACATGAAGTCAGTCATTGGTGCATCGCCGGGGAGCGCCGTCGTCAGCTCGAGGATTATGGCTACTGGTATGCGCCGGACGGCCGCGATGAGGCGCGTCAACGCGAGTTCGAAAGCGTCGAGGTCGCCCCCCAAGCGCTTGAATCGCTGTTCAGCGAGGCGTGCGATCTACGTTTTAGCGTCAGTGTCGATAATTTGGATGGCATCGAGGTCGATCGGCATGCCTTCGCCGCGGATGTCGAGGCCCGCGCGGCCCGTTATAGAGAGACCGGCCTACCTCTCCGCGCGGCGGCGTTTCGCGATGCACTACATGCCTTCTACCGTCGCGGGCTATCGCGCGAAGCGGCGATCGACATAGGGCGCGAGCGATTGGCACAGGCATGA
- a CDS encoding MATE family efflux transporter encodes MRLTLPICGAQLAQSGMSAVDIIMAGRASATDLAAVSVGSSLWLPLMLFMTGALMGLTPIVAQLLGGQRQAAIRPYVHQALWIALLLGGLSAAALWFGVSPIFRLMGVPSHVAELSAGYLAGVAFGMPGIGLYQALRAFSDGMNHTRPALWISLLGLGFNIPCNYALIYGGPGIVSLFGGLTPDWIAALPALGAVGCGIATAISMWVMCLAMMIYTRRARAYGEVRLWHSPVPPRRRDILELLYVGVPIGVAIFVEVTLFTLIALFIARLGEVVVAAHQIALNYTSILFMLPLSLSMALTVRVGNTLGRGDMHEARFVAWNGVVVCLLVALLNDAILWMTASPILALYTSNTEVHTLAMSLVALAMFYQISDSLQVNLAGALRGYKDTRIIMLITVLSYWLVGLAGGHWLGRGWEGHFAPFGIHGYWLGLCAGLTVAALLLGWRLHHRVRRSISADA; translated from the coding sequence ATGCGCCTGACATTGCCCATCTGCGGCGCGCAATTGGCGCAGTCGGGCATGAGCGCGGTCGATATCATCATGGCGGGGCGTGCCAGCGCCACCGACCTGGCCGCCGTCTCGGTCGGTTCCAGCCTGTGGCTGCCGTTGATGCTCTTCATGACCGGCGCCCTGATGGGACTCACGCCCATCGTGGCGCAGCTGTTAGGAGGCCAGCGCCAGGCGGCGATTCGTCCTTACGTCCATCAGGCGCTGTGGATCGCCTTGCTGCTGGGTGGGCTCTCGGCGGCGGCTCTGTGGTTCGGCGTCAGTCCGATTTTTCGACTCATGGGTGTCCCCAGCCACGTGGCCGAGCTTTCCGCCGGTTATCTGGCTGGCGTGGCGTTTGGCATGCCGGGCATCGGCCTTTATCAAGCCTTGCGTGCCTTCTCCGATGGCATGAACCATACCCGTCCCGCCTTGTGGATCAGCCTCCTGGGCTTGGGCTTCAACATTCCCTGCAACTACGCGCTGATCTATGGGGGCCCCGGCATCGTCTCGCTGTTCGGCGGCCTCACCCCCGACTGGATCGCCGCATTGCCCGCTTTGGGCGCCGTGGGCTGTGGCATCGCCACGGCGATCTCCATGTGGGTGATGTGCCTGGCGATGATGATCTATACGCGGCGAGCACGCGCATACGGTGAGGTCAGGCTATGGCACTCGCCAGTGCCACCCCGGCGGCGCGACATACTCGAGCTGTTATATGTCGGCGTGCCCATCGGTGTGGCGATCTTCGTCGAGGTCACGCTGTTTACCCTGATTGCCTTGTTCATCGCGCGCCTGGGAGAAGTCGTCGTCGCCGCCCACCAGATCGCGCTCAATTACACCTCGATCCTGTTCATGTTGCCGTTGTCGCTGAGCATGGCGCTCACCGTGCGGGTGGGCAACACGCTGGGGCGCGGTGACATGCACGAGGCGCGCTTCGTGGCCTGGAATGGCGTCGTCGTGTGTCTGCTGGTCGCGTTGTTAAACGACGCCATTCTGTGGATGACGGCATCGCCCATCCTCGCTCTGTATACGTCGAACACGGAGGTGCATACGCTGGCCATGTCGCTGGTCGCCCTGGCGATGTTCTATCAGATATCCGACTCGCTCCAGGTCAATCTGGCCGGCGCGTTGCGTGGCTACAAGGACACGCGGATCATCATGTTGATCACGGTATTGTCGTATTGGTTGGTCGGGCTGGCGGGTGGCCATTGGCTCGGGCGCGGCTGGGAAGGTCATTTCGCTCCCTTTGGCATCCATGGCTATTGGCTGGGGCTGTGCGCCGGGCTGACGGTGGCTGCCCTGTTGCTGGGCTGGCGCCTGCATCACCGGGTCCGGCGTAGCATCAGCGCCGACGCTTGA
- a CDS encoding efflux RND transporter periplasmic adaptor subunit: protein MCAVALTLLVATADAATAQETQVETQRVEETQRVEMLRLNGSVSAPRTSQLSSAEAGQVSTLHVDLGTRVRQGERLLALDSREAELEHQRAQANVDQARAERDDARRLLDEANQLAEQQHIAASEQRQRQNALAAAEATLDAEQAAQALWALRITRHEITAPFDALVTQRETELGEWVTPGDTLLTLIDIDSLVVDFSVPYSAYAQMDDATLEVRQEGDDQWYSARPQAQVPQDTRNRQFLLRAAPREALTLMPGMAVEGRLRIEGDSGPSVPRDALIRRPDGSVSVWLARQESGQWRAIEQRVEIGSGHEGNVAVHEGVAVGDRVIVVGNERLEQGQALTLADDKE, encoded by the coding sequence ATGTGCGCAGTGGCACTGACCTTGCTGGTGGCCACAGCGGATGCCGCTACCGCTCAAGAAACGCAAGTGGAAACCCAGCGAGTCGAGGAAACTCAGCGTGTCGAGATGCTCCGCTTGAACGGTAGCGTGAGTGCTCCGCGCACGTCGCAGCTCTCCAGCGCCGAGGCGGGCCAGGTAAGCACGCTACATGTCGACCTGGGTACGCGAGTCCGCCAGGGTGAGCGCTTGTTAGCTCTGGACAGCCGAGAAGCCGAGCTCGAACACCAACGCGCCCAGGCCAACGTCGACCAGGCCCGCGCCGAACGTGACGACGCCCGACGCTTGCTCGACGAAGCCAACCAATTGGCAGAACAGCAGCACATCGCGGCTAGTGAGCAGCGTCAGCGGCAAAATGCTCTGGCTGCTGCCGAAGCCACTCTGGATGCTGAACAAGCCGCACAGGCACTTTGGGCACTACGCATAACCCGCCACGAGATCACCGCTCCATTCGACGCGCTGGTCACCCAGCGCGAAACCGAACTCGGCGAATGGGTCACGCCCGGCGACACCTTGTTGACGCTGATCGACATCGACTCGTTGGTGGTTGATTTCTCAGTGCCTTACTCCGCCTATGCGCAAATGGATGACGCCACGCTTGAGGTGCGCCAGGAAGGCGATGACCAATGGTATTCCGCCCGTCCCCAAGCGCAGGTACCGCAAGATACCCGTAATCGCCAATTCCTGCTGCGCGCCGCCCCCCGCGAGGCGCTTACCCTGATGCCCGGCATGGCCGTTGAGGGCCGCCTGCGGATTGAAGGCGACTCCGGCCCCAGCGTACCCCGCGATGCCTTGATCCGACGCCCGGATGGCAGCGTCAGCGTGTGGCTTGCCCGTCAGGAAAGTGGTCAATGGCGCGCCATTGAACAGCGGGTCGAAATCGGCAGCGGCCATGAGGGGAATGTCGCCGTTCATGAAGGCGTTGCGGTCGGCGATCGCGTGATCGTGGTGGGTAATGAACGCCTCGAACAGGGTCAAGCACTGACCCTCGCCGACGACAAGGAGTAA
- a CDS encoding efflux RND transporter permease subunit produces MFAAIIRHGILVSVVTLILLIVGIAAIWRIPVQMIPDLETRVIGIETEWAGANPQDIEKDILIEQEEYLRNVPNLQRMESTASSGSAEIELEFPFGVDLTETLIRVNNALSQVPSYPTNVDQPRIVANSFSANAFMYFNVGPREGNPRQLDMPAMRDYLEDNVRPRMESVSGVSEVSVSGGAERQMQLLLDPDALAARDLSISDIQAALEARNQDVSGGNLESGKRRYLLRTVGRFDDVKSLEALILRRQGDEIVRLGDVAEVQQSYAELTSRSYNAAGEPVLSVQVRREPGANVIDIKRDMLEEVEALNDGLLAEQGMQITLSNDDVRYVESSIANVWFNLGLGALFATLVMYAFLRSARATFAGVVGIPICTIAAFLGLLLAGRTLNVISLAGVAFAIGMTIDNTIVVLESIETQRRRGLARFQAALAGVKQVWSAVLASTLTTILVFVPIFFIEQEAGQLYSDIAVAIATSILISMVVAITVIPTLGAHIDFRGRGGDNRNGNTTRPRWMSACLWVVNGMIQSAGRRLAAIVLGVIGGVAIFVWLTPPAEYLPEGEEAKTFASMNAPASYNLATMDKIARTLQRELEPHVGAEPAAFERGDTDVPPIRTMGIEAEAQSVRIIAETIDPNHIEALMDALTERYEAYPDMRAFAARGSIISSNDGGTRSITLDIAGNDLETLYATANRIYQRAETAFDNPRIQSRPSALDLGQPLIEVYPDWERAAELGFDTDALGTAIAVLTNGAYLDDFYLDDEKIDLYGYGPNAGDIDLDQLASLPLHTPTGSNVPLNDVADIEETVGTATIRRVDGRRSVTLDVIPPRSVALEAGIERMQREVIEPMRDTGELPGNIDVTVTGAGDQLDATRQALTSNGLIALAIVYLLLVAIFTHWGYPLLILATIPLGAAGGIVGLWLMNTVGAVLPRIGLNAISQPFDMITMLGFLILMGTVVNNPILVVHQARENLREASMNVRDAVFHAVESRLRPIAMTTLTTLCGLSPLVFLPGEGTELYRGVGAIVLFGLLGTAIVTVTFLPALTVAVLSWRTKHRQS; encoded by the coding sequence ATGTTTGCCGCCATTATTCGCCACGGCATTTTGGTCAGCGTGGTCACGCTGATTTTACTGATTGTGGGCATCGCCGCCATCTGGCGGATTCCCGTGCAAATGATTCCCGACCTGGAAACTCGGGTGATTGGCATCGAGACCGAGTGGGCCGGCGCCAACCCGCAGGACATCGAAAAAGATATCCTCATCGAGCAGGAAGAATACCTACGCAACGTGCCCAATCTGCAGCGTATGGAGTCCACCGCCAGCAGTGGCAGTGCAGAAATCGAGCTGGAGTTTCCCTTCGGCGTCGATCTCACCGAAACCCTGATCCGGGTCAATAACGCCCTCAGTCAGGTGCCCTCCTACCCCACCAACGTGGACCAGCCGCGCATCGTCGCCAACTCGTTTTCGGCCAACGCGTTCATGTATTTCAACGTCGGCCCGCGCGAGGGCAACCCTCGCCAGCTCGATATGCCGGCCATGCGCGATTACCTGGAAGATAACGTACGCCCACGCATGGAAAGCGTCAGCGGGGTGTCGGAAGTCAGCGTCTCCGGCGGTGCCGAACGCCAGATGCAATTGCTGCTCGACCCAGACGCCCTCGCCGCTCGCGATCTCAGCATCAGCGATATTCAAGCCGCGCTGGAAGCGCGCAACCAGGACGTGTCGGGTGGCAATCTGGAAAGCGGCAAGCGTCGTTATTTGTTGCGCACCGTGGGACGCTTTGACGACGTAAAAAGCCTCGAAGCGCTGATCCTCAGGCGCCAGGGTGACGAAATCGTTCGCCTTGGTGACGTCGCCGAGGTGCAGCAATCCTACGCCGAACTCACGTCACGCTCGTATAACGCCGCTGGCGAGCCAGTGCTCAGCGTTCAGGTCCGCCGCGAACCCGGGGCCAACGTCATCGACATCAAGCGCGACATGCTTGAGGAAGTCGAGGCATTGAACGACGGCCTGCTCGCAGAGCAAGGCATGCAAATCACCCTGTCCAACGACGACGTGCGCTACGTGGAATCATCGATTGCCAACGTCTGGTTCAACCTCGGCCTGGGGGCGCTGTTCGCCACGCTGGTGATGTATGCCTTTCTACGTTCGGCACGGGCCACCTTTGCCGGTGTCGTCGGCATTCCCATCTGTACCATTGCCGCGTTTCTCGGCCTGCTGCTGGCCGGGCGCACCCTGAACGTGATTTCCCTGGCGGGGGTCGCCTTTGCCATCGGCATGACCATCGATAACACCATCGTGGTGCTCGAAAGTATCGAAACCCAGCGTCGTCGGGGGCTGGCACGGTTCCAGGCGGCACTGGCAGGCGTCAAGCAGGTTTGGTCGGCAGTGTTGGCTTCGACGCTGACGACGATTCTGGTGTTCGTGCCGATTTTCTTCATCGAGCAGGAAGCCGGGCAGCTCTACTCCGATATTGCCGTGGCCATCGCCACCTCGATCCTGATCTCGATGGTCGTGGCGATTACCGTCATCCCGACCCTGGGCGCGCATATCGATTTCCGCGGCCGGGGTGGAGATAATCGTAATGGCAACACTACCCGCCCGCGCTGGATGAGCGCCTGCTTATGGGTGGTGAACGGCATGATCCAGAGCGCCGGACGACGCCTGGCGGCCATCGTACTTGGCGTCATCGGTGGCGTGGCGATTTTTGTCTGGTTGACACCCCCTGCGGAGTACCTGCCCGAGGGTGAAGAAGCCAAGACCTTTGCGAGCATGAATGCCCCCGCCAGCTATAACCTCGCCACCATGGACAAGATCGCGCGCACCCTGCAGCGTGAACTCGAGCCCCATGTGGGCGCCGAACCGGCCGCCTTTGAGCGCGGCGATACCGATGTTCCGCCGATCCGCACCATGGGCATCGAGGCCGAAGCCCAGAGCGTGCGCATCATTGCCGAGACCATCGATCCCAATCATATTGAAGCGCTGATGGATGCGCTGACCGAGCGCTACGAGGCCTATCCAGATATGCGTGCCTTTGCCGCTCGCGGCTCGATCATTTCCAGCAACGACGGCGGCACGCGCAGCATCACGCTGGATATAGCCGGCAATGACCTTGAAACGCTCTACGCCACGGCCAACCGCATCTATCAGCGTGCGGAAACGGCCTTCGACAATCCGCGCATTCAATCGCGCCCCTCTGCGCTCGACCTCGGCCAGCCGCTGATCGAGGTCTACCCCGACTGGGAACGCGCCGCTGAATTAGGATTCGACACCGATGCTCTGGGCACCGCCATCGCGGTATTGACCAACGGCGCTTACCTGGATGATTTCTATCTCGACGATGAAAAAATCGACCTGTACGGCTATGGCCCGAATGCAGGCGATATCGACCTCGACCAATTGGCCAGCCTGCCCCTGCACACGCCAACCGGCTCCAATGTACCGCTCAATGACGTGGCCGATATTGAAGAAACCGTGGGCACCGCGACCATCCGCCGGGTCGATGGTCGGCGCAGCGTGACTCTGGACGTGATTCCACCGCGCAGCGTGGCGCTCGAAGCGGGCATCGAACGGATGCAGCGTGAGGTGATAGAGCCAATGCGCGACACAGGCGAGCTGCCAGGCAATATCGATGTGACGGTGACGGGCGCGGGCGATCAGTTGGACGCCACTCGCCAGGCGTTAACCAGCAACGGCCTGATCGCGCTGGCGATCGTGTACCTGTTGCTGGTGGCGATTTTCACCCACTGGGGCTACCCGCTGCTGATTCTGGCAACTATCCCCCTCGGCGCGGCCGGGGGCATCGTCGGGCTATGGCTGATGAATACCGTCGGCGCGGTGCTGCCACGCATTGGCTTGAACGCTATCAGCCAGCCATTTGACATGATCACCATGTTGGGCTTTTTGATACTAATGGGCACCGTGGTCAACAATCCTATTCTGGTCGTTCACCAGGCCCGCGAGAACCTGCGCGAAGCGTCAATGAACGTGCGCGATGCGGTCTTTCATGCGGTGGAGAGCCGCTTACGCCCCATAGCGATGACCACACTCACCACGCTATGCGGGCTCTCGCCGCTGGTATTTTTACCTGGCGAAGGCACCGAACTATATCGCGGTGTCGGCGCGATTGTGCTGTTCGGGCTGCTCGGCACGGCGATCGTCACCGTGACCTTCTTGCCCGCGCTGACCGTGGCGGTGCTCAGTTGGCGGACGAAGCATCGGCAGAGTTAA
- a CDS encoding sensor histidine kinase has translation MHFQRRFPLPLRPRTLLVLGVIAGLLLCMWQTSRLAREQALQALRQDAENELRLSAASLVGHLSRHDYLPELLASREMVKRFLDDPDTQDPMPLNRMLDRFRATANVSDIYLLDQAGDTLVASNWHRPDTFIGQNYRFRPYYREAMAGKNGSFFGLGIQSQDRGYYFSAPVRLDDTAAEARPDGVMVLKVLLDTVETGWAEQDAELLVTDHDGVIFMASHPELRLTTMAPLTTAQRQAVIASRRYGNAALPPSGLREHHRRDTRTRLVGFDSGPLAGQRYLSLARPMANFDWHIHILKPLTPVHQAQWLAAVLAGGLYGLIALGGGIGWQRLRLRRERERFAERERRTLAQARDELERHVESRTRDLVSTNRRLSAEIEERQRAEDSLRATRDELIQAAKLAVLGQLAAGINHELNQPLAAIRAYTENARAFIARQRIESADANLSQVLELTERMADISAQLRQFSRKSGDNLTAVAVTPCFAYALRLFQSRIQESQVTIAQHWPTQEAWVRADPVRLEQVLVNLIGNALQAMSETPEPLLTLAIVTEATCVHLDVIDNGPGIPEAHLTRIFEPFYTTKTMGSGLGLGLSISRRIIEDLGGQLDAGDHDDGGAHFRVTLPRIADPDDPARPEESSHA, from the coding sequence ATGCACTTTCAGCGCCGCTTTCCACTCCCGCTACGCCCACGCACACTCTTGGTGCTGGGCGTCATCGCCGGTTTACTCCTCTGCATGTGGCAAACGTCACGCCTGGCGCGCGAGCAAGCGCTTCAGGCGCTACGTCAAGATGCCGAGAACGAGTTGCGTCTGTCGGCCGCGAGCCTCGTCGGCCATTTATCGCGGCACGATTACTTACCGGAGCTGCTGGCCTCGCGTGAAATGGTCAAGCGCTTTCTGGACGATCCCGACACTCAAGACCCGATGCCTTTGAACCGCATGCTGGACCGCTTTCGGGCCACCGCCAATGTGTCGGACATTTACTTGCTCGATCAGGCGGGTGACACCCTCGTGGCGAGCAACTGGCATCGTCCCGATACGTTCATCGGCCAGAATTATCGTTTTCGTCCTTACTATCGGGAAGCCATGGCCGGGAAGAATGGCAGCTTCTTCGGTCTGGGTATCCAGTCTCAGGATCGTGGCTACTATTTCTCGGCACCGGTCAGGCTCGACGATACCGCCGCCGAGGCTCGCCCCGATGGCGTCATGGTGCTCAAGGTCCTGCTCGATACGGTGGAAACGGGGTGGGCCGAGCAGGATGCCGAACTCCTGGTCACCGATCATGACGGGGTCATCTTCATGGCCAGCCATCCCGAACTACGCTTGACGACCATGGCACCGCTGACGACCGCCCAGCGCCAGGCCGTGATCGCCTCCCGACGCTACGGCAACGCAGCGCTACCGCCTTCTGGACTGCGTGAACATCATCGCCGAGATACCCGTACGCGCCTCGTGGGGTTCGACTCGGGCCCGCTCGCCGGACAACGCTATTTGAGCCTGGCCCGTCCCATGGCCAATTTCGACTGGCATATTCATATCCTCAAGCCGCTGACGCCCGTCCATCAGGCCCAGTGGCTGGCAGCCGTGCTGGCCGGTGGGCTCTACGGACTCATCGCGCTAGGCGGCGGCATCGGTTGGCAGCGCCTACGTCTGCGTCGCGAGCGGGAACGCTTCGCCGAGCGTGAGCGACGTACCCTGGCCCAGGCACGGGACGAGCTCGAGCGCCACGTGGAAAGCCGGACCCGTGACCTGGTCTCCACCAACCGCCGGCTATCGGCGGAGATCGAGGAGCGCCAGCGTGCCGAAGATAGCCTACGCGCCACGCGGGATGAGCTGATTCAAGCCGCCAAGCTCGCCGTCCTGGGGCAATTGGCCGCCGGCATCAATCACGAACTCAACCAACCCCTGGCGGCGATTCGCGCCTATACCGAGAATGCACGTGCTTTCATCGCTCGACAACGTATCGAGAGCGCCGACGCCAATCTGTCACAAGTCCTCGAACTCACCGAGCGCATGGCGGATATCAGCGCTCAGTTGCGCCAGTTCTCGCGCAAGAGCGGTGACAATCTCACGGCAGTGGCCGTCACACCCTGCTTTGCGTACGCGTTGCGCTTGTTCCAATCGCGCATCCAGGAAAGCCAGGTCACCATCGCGCAGCATTGGCCCACGCAGGAAGCATGGGTACGTGCCGACCCGGTGCGGCTCGAGCAGGTGCTGGTGAATCTCATCGGCAATGCCCTGCAAGCAATGAGCGAGACGCCCGAGCCACTCCTGACGCTCGCGATCGTCACCGAGGCCACATGCGTCCATCTGGATGTCATCGATAACGGGCCAGGAATTCCCGAAGCGCATTTAACACGCATTTTCGAGCCTTTCTATACCACGAAAACCATGGGCAGCGGACTGGGGCTAGGGCTTTCGATCTCGCGACGTATCATCGAGGACCTCGGTGGCCAGCTCGACGCCGGCGATCATGACGACGGCGGTGCCCATTTCCGTGTCACACTTCCCCGCATCGCGGACCCCGATGATCCCGCGCGACCCGAGGAAAGCTCTCATGCATGA